The Qipengyuania oceanensis genome includes the window CCGCGCCGAAGAAGCCCATGGCCGGGAAGACGGGACCGACCAGGAAACCGGGCGGGAAGAAGCGCTGATGCATCCCAATCCGGTGTTCCGCATCGATGATCGCGCGAAGCTGCGCAAATTCGTCGAGAGGATCGGCTTCGGAAAGATTTTTGCGATGACGCCGGACGGGCCGCGCGTGGCGCACACTCCGCTGGTCTGGGCGGGCGAGGAGCGACTGCAGTTCCATCTCTCCGACCGCAACGCCCTGTGCAACCAGATAGCCGGAACTGCCGCGCTGGCCGTTGTCGACGGGCCGCACGGCTACGTGAGTCCGCGCTGGTACGCGGTGCGGGACACCGTTCCGACATGGGACTACGCTACGCTGGAACTGGAAGGCGAGGTCCGGACACTAGCCGATGACGAGCTCGAAGCGTTCCTGCACCGGCTGATCGAACGCGAGGAAACGCGCCTCGGCGACGACCGGTGGCATGCCGCGGAAGCGAGCGAGAAACTCTGGGAGAGCCAGTTCCGGGCGATCACCGGCTTCGAACTGGCGATTACCGACTGGCGAGAGACCTTCAAGCTGTCGCAGAAGAAATCCGCCGAGGAACGCGGCGTCATCGCACGGGGCCACGAAGGGGCGGGCAACACGGCGCTTGCCGCAGCCATGCGGGACGGCCCGGCATGACCCGGCTCGCAGTATTTGATTGCGACGGCACGCTGGTCGACGGGCAGGCCGAGGTCTGCGACGCGATGGATCGCGCTTTCGCCGCCGCCGCGCTGGCCCCGCCCGATCGCAACGCCACGCGCCGCATGGTCGGGCTGAGCCTGCCGGTCGCCGTCCGCAAGCTCGCGCCCGATATTTCCGACAGGCAGGCCGGCGATGTGGTCGATGCCTACAAGTCGGCATTCCGTTCACGCCGGCTGGACGGCGACTTGCGCGAGCCGCTCTACGAAGGGATCGAGAGCCTGCTGCGCGCGCTGCGTGCCGACGGCTGGCAGCTCGCCGTGGCAACCGGCAAGTCCGATCGCGGCCTGATCTCCTGCCTCGAAACCCACGGCATCCGCGATCTCTTCGTCTCGCTCCAGACAGCGGACCGCCACCCGTCGAAGCCGCATCCAGCCATGCTCGAGGCGGCCCTGTTCGAAGCAGGCGCGAGCGCGCAGGACAGCGTGATGATCGGAGACACCAGTTTCGACATGGCCATGGCCGTCAATGCGGGCGTGCGCGCCCTGGGCGTCGCCTGGGGCTACCACGAGCACGGAGAATTGATCGAGGCAGGCGCCGACCGCGTGTGTGCGACACCGGCCGATCTCGGGGAAGCACTGCGATGAGCGGGCCAGAGAAAGACCCGGCAGCCAGTCGCTTTGCGATCATCACCCTGGCAAGGCTGGCGGGCGCCCTGTGTGTCGTGTTCGGAATGCCGATGGTGTCGGGCAGGATCGGCGATTCACCGGCGCTCGGCATCGCGCTGATCCTCGTCGGTCTTGCCGGGTTCTTCTTCCTGCCAAAATATCTCGCGAGGCGCTGGCGGAGCCCCAAGGCATGAAGCGGTTCTACAAGGACGTCGCGGTCGAAAAGGTCGCGGATGGATGGCACATAACGCTCGATGGCAGACCGATCCGGACGCAGATGGGCAACCCGCAGGTCGTGCCCACGTCCATCCTCGCGGGCGTGATGCAGCAGGAATGGGCAGACCAGGGCGACAGAATCGATCCGAAGGCGTTCCTGTTCCGCGACCATGCCGATTTCGCGATCGACGTTGTGAGGCCGGATCGCGAAGCAGCGATCGCGAAGCTGCTCTCCTTCGCGCAGACCGACACGCTATGTTATCGGGCGGACCCCGAGGATGCCCTCTACCGCGAGCAGCTCGACCGGTGGGAACCCCTGCTCGAACATCTCGAAGCCAAACACGCGATCCGGTACCAGCGGATCAGCGGCGTGATGCATCGTCCCCAGCCTGACGATACGATCGCGACCCTGCAATCGCACCTGGCAACGCTCGACGATTTCCACCTTGCCGGGCTGAGTGCGATGGCTTCTCTCTCCGCCTCGCTGGCGATCGCGCTGCTCGCCAACGACGAGGCGATCAACGATCCGATGCTGCTTTGGCGCGACGCCAATCTGGAAGAAGACTGGCAAGCCGAGCACTGGGGCAACGATCCCGAAGCGCAGGCCGTTCGCGACAAGCGGGCCGAGGATTTCAGCGCCGCGCAGGTCTTCACGATGCTGGCACTGACGCGCGACTAAGCGCGATCAGCCGACCCAGTCGGCGACTTCCGAAGCGACCTGGTTGGCCGCCTGGTTGAGAGCCGGACCAACCGAAGCGGTGTCGGCGGCGATGCCCGGAACACGGGCTTCGAAGCGGCGCGTCTGCACCGCGCTGCCTTCCAGGCTGCGCACGGCGTCGAACACCACCACCACCGACGAGGTGGGCACGTCATAGCCGAACTGTCGAACGGTGCCGGTCAGCCGGTTGGTCGCCAGCACGCCCGGATCGTCGCCATCGATCACAACCCTGCCCGACTTCGCTCGCACGGTCTCTGCGATCAGGCGGCGGAACAGGCGGGCGGGCTTCTCGACCCAGACCGCATCCTTGAGATAGGCGAGTTCGGTGTCGGAGACCTGCACCGGCACTCGCGTGACGTCGATCGCCGAGGAGGCTTCGAACTCGGTCAGCGAAAGCGCCGTAGCCTGAGACCCGGATGCGCTGGTCCCTGCAGGGGCCACGGCGGTCGGGGTCAGGGTAAGCAGGCTTTCGGGCGGTTCGCCGCCGAAGCTCACGCAGGCGCCGAGCAGCAGGGCCGGAGCGAGAATCGCGGCTGTACGGGGAATGTGCCGGTTGCGGTTCATGGCCAAGCTATCCTCTGCCCTATGGCTCGTAATCGGGCAGCGGCTGCTTGGAAAGCAGCGCTCCTGCACCCTTATCGTCGACCTTTTCGGTCACGTCGCGCAGCGCCTTGCTGGTCGCCCTGAGGTCGCGCATCGTCGCTTCGACCGCAGGCAGCGTGCTCTCGGTCAGCTGCTTGGTGGCCGGCCGTGCCTCGGCGAGCGTCTGCTCGAGCTGCTGGGCCGCGCCGCCTGCCTGCTTGAGCGTGACGCGCAGCTGGTCGGCCAGCGCCTCGCCCTCCTTGTTGAGGATGCGATCGGTGGAAGCGGTCACCTTCTCGAACTGGTCGAGCGCCTCGGATGCCTCGCGCAGGGTCACCTGCAGCTCGCTCATCGTGCGCTCGATCTGCGGCGCGGCATCAGCCAGCGACGCGGTCATCTGGTTGGTATTTGCAAGGATGCCGGCGATCTCGCCCTGGTTGCGATCGGACAGCATCTCCGTCAGCCGCTCGGTCAAGGTCGCGAGGCGTTCGAGGAGCAGCGGAGCATTGGCCAGCAGTGCGCCAAGGCCACCCGGCTTCGGCGGAATGACCGGCACGCCTTCGGGGCACGCGGTCGAATCGCAGGTAATCGGTTCGGCGCCGTTGCGTGCGCCGTCGAGCAGGATCGTCGAGACTCCCGTAAAGCTGCCTTGGATGGTCGCGGTCGTGCCCACGAGGATCGGCACCTCGTCGTCGATCTTCATGCGCACACGGACGAACTCGGGGTCCTTGTCCCACAGGCGGATTTCGCTGACCTGCCCTACCGGGACGCCTGCGAAAGAGACCTGCGAGCCCTTGGCCAGCCCCTCGACCGACTGCTTGAAGAACACGTCGTATTCGTTCTGCGCGCCCTTCCCCCAGCCCGCAATCCATACGATCGCGAGGGCCAACGCGGCCAGCAAGCCCAGCGTGACGGCCCCGACCCAGACATGATTGGCGCGTGTTTCCATGCGGTTGGTCCTATGAACTCTTCGGCGGCGTCTTGTCCAACGCTTTGACCGTCTGCGCCGCGATCGGCATTTCCATGTGGCGGCGCAATTCGTCGAGCGCCTGGGCGGTCAGCGCGGCCCTTCCGCGCGGCCCGTTGAAGTACTCCTGGATCCACGGATGGTCGAGTTCCATGAGCTTGGGCACGGTGTCGATTGCGATCACCTTCTTGTCGGCGATCACGGCCACCCGGTCGCAGATTTCATGCAGCGTATCGAGGTCGTGGGTGATGAGAAACACCGTCAGGCCGAGCGTCCGCTTGAGCTCCAGCGTGAGCTTGTCGAACTTTGACGCGCCGATCGGGTCGAGCCCGGCGGTCGGTTCGTCGAGGAACAGCAGCTCGGGATCGAGCGACAGGGCGCGCGCCAGGCCGGCGCGCTTGCGCATCCCGCCCGACAGCTCGTTCGGATACTTGGCGACCGCTTCTTCCGGCAGCCCCGAGAGCATCACCTTGTAGCGCGCGATCTCTTCCAGCAACTGGCTGTCGAGATCGGGATAGAACTGCTTGAGCGGAACCTGCACGTTCTCGCCCACGGTCAGGGTCGAGAACAGCGCGCCGCCCTGGAAGAGCACGCCCCAGCGGTTGCGTACGCCCAGGTTCTCGTCCGGTTCGGCATCGGTGATCGAGCGCCCGAAGACCTCGATGCTGCCTTCCGCCGGCGTCTGCAGCCCGATGATGGAGCGCATCAGCACCGACTTCCCGGTCCCCGACCCGCCGACGACGCCGAGGATTTCCCCGCGGCGCACCTTCAGATCGAGCCCGTCGTGGATCGTCTGCTCGCCGAAGCTGTTGACCAGCCCTTCGACCACGATCGGATATTCGCCGCGGAAACGCTCGTGCTGGCCGGCAGCCCGGTCCCGGCTCCCGGTCTGTTCGCCGGCTGTGCTGTCCTGCTGTTCGTCGTTCATCCCCAGCCGATCTCGGTGAAGAACACCGCAAAGAAGGCATCGAGCACGATGACCGCGAAGATGGCCTGGACCACGGCCTTGGTCGTCCTGAGGCCGACTTCTTCCGAATTCCCCTCGACCTGCATGCCCTGGTAACAGCCGGTCAAGCCGACGATCAGCCCGAATACCGGTGCCTTCACCAGCCCGACCCACACATCGTAGACCGGCACCACGTCCTTGATCCGCTCGAGGAAGTTCCAGAACGGAATGCCGAGTGCGAAATTGGAGATGAAGGCCCCGCCCACGATCGCCATGACCGAGGCATAGAAGCCCAGCAGGATCATCATCAGCGTGACCGCCAGGATGCGCGGGACGACCAGCGCCTCCATTGGCGAAATGCCGATCGTGCGCATCGCGTCGATTTCCTCGGTCAGCTTCATCGTGCCGAGCTGCGCGGCAAAGGCCGAGCCGGAACGGCCCGCGACCATGATCGCGGTCATCAGCACGCCCAGTTCGCGCAAGGTAATGCGGCCGACCAGATTGACCGTCAGCGTCTCCGCGCCGAACTGCTGCAGCTGGACCGCGCCCTGCTGCGCGATCACGATGCCGATGAGGAAGCTCATCAGACCGATGATCGGCAAGGCTGACACGCCGACCAGCTCCATCTGGTGAACGAGGGCCTTCACGCGGAACCGGCGAGGGTTTCGGATCAGGCTGCCAATCGCAAGTATGACTCCGCCGAGGAACCCGATGACGTGGCGAGAGCCTGCGTACCCGGCCATCACCATGTCGCCGACCTGTTCGGGTACGCGCTGGCGCAACGGCATCCTTGCAGGACGCATGTCGAGACTGCTCTCGCTGTCGGCCAGTGCGGTGATCAACCGCTGAGCGCGTTCGCTGGCGTTGACGATTTCGGCATCGTTGCGGCGCGCGATCCTGCCGGCGACCCATGCGCCCACGGTGTCGATCTCGGTGACATCGCCGAGGTCGATCGTCGCGAGCGGCGTGTCGAGCGCGCGCAGTTCTTCATCGACTTCGCCGATGGTCGAGACGAGATACGGCCCGAAAAGCTTCAGGCAGGCGCCCGAATCGCCGCCTTCCTCGACCTCATATCCTGCCCCGCTCTGCATATCCGCTCGCGTATGGTGGCAAAAACGCGTCGCGACAAGGCGCTAGGCTTCCGGCCCGTGTTGCAATTGTTGCACTGCATCAAGGGCGCTGGCATGGGCCATCGTCTTATGAGCACACAACTGCCCACCACATTCGACCCCGCCGAGATCGAGGCGCGCTGGTATTCCCACTGGGAGGAGAACGGCCTGTTCCGGCCCGAGCGGCCCGATGCCGAGCCGTTCACGCTGGTCAACCCGCCGCCCAACGTGACCGGCTCGCTCCACATCGGCCATGCGCTCGACAACACGCTGCAGGACGTCGTCGTGCGTTACGAGCGGCTGCGCGGCAAGGACGCACTGTGGGTCGTGGGCGTGGATCACGCGGGCATCGCGACGCAGATGGTCGTCGAACGGCAGCTGGAAGAGCGGCAGGACAAGCGCACGAACTACTCGCGCGAGGAATTCGTCGACAAGGTATGGGAATGGAAAGAGGAAAGCGGCGGCACGATCACCCGCCAGCTTCGCCGGCTCGGCTGCTCGATGGACTGGAGCCGCGAGCAGTTCACGATGGACGAGCATTTTTCGAAGGCCGTGCTCAAGGTCTTCGTCGATCTCTACAACGACGGGCTGATCTACCGCGACAAGCGGCTGGTGAACTGGGACCCCGCACTGCGGACCGCGATTTCTGATCTCGAGGTCGAGAACCGCGAGGTCAACGGCCACATGTGGCACTTCAAGTACCCGCTGGCCGGCGGCGAGACCTACACCTACATCGAGCGCGACGTCGATGGGAATGTGACGCTCGAGGAAGAGCGGGATTACATCTCGATCGCCACGACCCGGCCCGAGACCATGCTCGGCGACGGTGCGGTCGCGGTGCACCCCTCGGACGAGCGATACGCGCCGATCGTGGGCAAGATGTGCGAGATTCCGGTCGGTCCCAAGGCCGATCGTCGTCTCATCCCGATCATCACCGACGAATATCCCGATCCCGACTTCGGTTCGGGCGCGGTGAAGATCACCGGCGCGCACGACGAGAACGATTACGGGGTCGCGCAGCGCAACGGCATTCCGATGTATCGCCTGATGGACGATGTCGCAGCCATGCGGGCCGACGGTGCGCCCTATGCCGCGGAATCGGCTCGCGCACGCGAGATAGCTGCCGGTGCCAACTTCAACGCCAACGAAATCGACGCGATGAATCTCGTGCCCGACGAATATCGCGGGCTCGACCGGTACGAGGCGCGCAAGCGGGTGGTCGCCGACATCGATGCCGAGGGTCTGATGATCGGTGTCGAGGACAAGCGCATCATGCAACCGTTCGGCGATCGCGGCGGCGTGGTCATCGAGCCAATGCTCACCGACCAATGGTACGTGAATGCCGAGGAACTGGCGAAGAAGCCGATCGAGGCGGTGAAATCGGGCGAGATCGAGATCGTCCCGAAGACCTGGGAAAAGACCTTCTTCAACTGGATGGAGAACATCCAGCCGTGGTGCGTCTCGCGTCAGCTCTGGTGGGGCCACCGGATCCCGGCGTGGTATGACGAGGACGGAAAGGCTTACGTCGCGCTGACGGAAGCCGAAGCACAGGCGCAGGCCGGTGACGGCATCGTGCTGACGCAGGACAGCGACGTCCTCGACACCTGGTTCTCCTCCGCCCTGTGGCCCTTCGCCACGCTCGGCTGGCCGGACAAGACCGACCTCGTCGAAAAGCACTATCCCAACGACCTGCTCATTTCGGGCTTCGACATCCTGTTCTTCTGGGACGCGCGGATGATGATGGCGGGCTATTACAACATGGGCGAAAAGCCTTGGGACAAGCTCTATCTCCACGGCCTGGTGCGCGCGGCGGACGGGCAGAAGATGTCCAAGTCCAAGGGCAACGTGGTCGACCCCCTCGGCCTGATCGACCAGTATGGCGCGGACGCGCTGCGGTTCTTCATGGCGGCGATGGAAAGCCAGGGCCGCGACATCAAGATGGATGAGAAGCGGATCGAGGGATACCGCAATTTCGCCACCAAGCTGTGGAATGCGACGCGCTTCTGCCAGTCCAATGGTATCGGTGCGAGCGAGACGATCGCGGCTCCGGAAGCGAAGCTGGCCGCCAACCAGTGGATCATCGGCGAAGTCGCCCAGACCGTCACCGCGCTGGAAGAGGCGATGGCCGACCTCCGCTTCGATGCCGCGGCGAACACGATCTACCACTTCACGTGGGACCGGTTCTGCGACTGGTACCTGGAACTCATCAAGCCGGTCTTTGCCGGAGATGCCGACAGTCCCGCCGCGGTGGAAACCCGCGCGGTCGCCGGATGGGCGCTCGACCAGATCCTCGTCATGCTGCACCCCTTCATGCCCTTCATTACCGAAGAGCTGTGGTCCAAGCAGGGTGATCGCCCGGACTATCCGCTGATCACCGCCAAGTGGCCCGTGCCGCAGGCGAGCATCAGCAAGGACGCAACCGATGCCATCGACTGGGTGATCGAGCTGACCGGCAATGTCCGCAGCGCCAAGAACGAGCTGGGCATATCGCCGGGCGCGAAGCTCGCTGCCTTCATCGCCCAGCCGTCCGACTTGGCGACACGCACCATCGATCGCAGCAGTGCGGCGATCGAGCGGCTCGCACGGCTGACACCGGTCACCGTCGGCGAGGCTCCGGCCGGCCCGGCCATGCATATTACCGCAGGCGGCGACGTTTTCGTGATCCCGCTCGAAGGGGTGATCGACATCGATGCCGAGCGAGCCCGCCTGCAAAAGGCGCTCGAAGCCTCGAAAAAGGAAGCGAAGTCGCTCGAAGGGCGCTTGTCGAACGCCAATTTCGTCGAACGGGCCAAGCCCGAAGCGGTCGAAAAAGCGCGTGCCGACCACGCGCATCACGCGAGCGAGGTCGAGCGGTTGACGTCAGCCCTGGCGCGGCTGGGGTAAGATGGCAAAGCTTGTCCTCGCGACAGACGACTCTGACGGGGGCGAGCCGGAAATCTTTGCCAGCGTGCAGGGCGAAGGGCCGAGCGCGGGAATGCCGGTCACCTTCGTTCGACTGTCGCGCTGCAACCTTGCCTGCGTGTGGTGCGACACGGCCTATACCTGGCATTTCGAAGGGGACGAGCGACCGCACCGGGCGGACGAGACCTACGATCGCAAGGCCAACCAGGTCACTCTCAACGTGTCCGACGTCGCCGGGAGGATCCTCGCGCTCGGACAGAAGCGGCTGGTCGTGACTGGCGGCGAGCCTTTGCTGCAGGCGCCGGCACTAGCCGAACTGGTCGAACTGCTCCCGGACATGGACATCGAGATCGAGACCAATGGGACGACCACCGCTCCCCCGCGGCTCGACATTCGGGTGGATCAGTACAATGTCAGCCCCAAGCTGGCGCACAGCGGCAATCCTGCGGAGCTCGCCCTGCTACCCGAACGGCTCGATTTCTACGCGACCGACCCGCGCGCCTTCTTCAAGTTCGTGATCGCCGAGCCTGCCGACCTGGACGAGGTCCTGGCGCTACAGGCGCGTTTCCGCTTCCCTGCGTCGCGCACCTTCCTGATGCCCGAAGGCACCGACAGCGAAAGCCTGCGCGACAGGGAGAAATGGCTCGCTCCCCTCTGCGTCGAGCATGGCTTGCGCTTGTCCGACCGGCTGCACATCCACCTGTTCGGCGACACGCGAGCAACCTGAGGCCTCGGCAGAGATCAGCCGCCTTGGCTGCGCCAACGCTGGACGGTGCGATAGACCATGTCCTCTTCGCCGCCGGACTTGCTCCACAGGTCGACGAAGCTGGGGTCTTCCGATGCCGGACGTTTCGCTTCCTCCAGATTGTCGAAGCTCACGCGGATCGGGATCGCGACACCTTCGCCGCAGATGATGCACTCGCGGTTGCGCAGCGCCGGGATCGAATCGAGGAAGCCGCGCGCGCCTTCGGGCATGGCCGCCTTCACGAACGCCTGGTCGCGATCGTTGTTGAGACGCATCGAGATGATCGTGCCGCACTGCGACAACACGCCTTCGGCAAGGTCCGACGGGCGCTGCGTGATGAGGCCCAGCGAGATGCCATATTTACGGCCTTCCTTGGCGATCCGGCTCAGGATCCGCCCGACCGAGGATGCATCGGCGAATTTCTCGCTCGGCACGTATCGGTGCGCTTCCTCGCAGACGAGCAGGATCGGGCGTTGCGATTCCTCCCGGCCCCAGATCGCGAAGTCGAAAACGAGCCGGCTCAGCACCGCGACCACGGTCGAGGTGATGTCCGAAGGCACGCCCGACACGTCGATGATGGAGATCGGCTTGCCGTCAGATGGCATGCGGAACACCCGGCCGATGAACTCGGCCATGGTATCACCGACCAGCATGCCCGAAAACATGAATTGGTAGCGCGGGTCGCTCTTAAGTTCTTCCAGCTTGGTCTTGATCCGCATGTAAGGCGCGGAATTGGTGGCCTTGTCGAGCTTGCCCATCTCGTCCTGGATCGCATTCGAGAGGTCGGACAGCAGATAAGGAATGGGCGAATCGACCGTGATCTTGCCCATGGTTTCGGCAAGCCGGTTCTTAGAGCGCGACTTGAGCAGGCACTTGGCGAGAATGTCGGCGTCGACCTGGCGATCGTCGCCCCTGGTCGTCAGCAGCACTTCGCAATGCTCTTCGAAGTTCATCAGCCAGTAGGGCATCTGCAGGTTC containing:
- a CDS encoding FMN-binding negative transcriptional regulator, whose amino-acid sequence is MHPNPVFRIDDRAKLRKFVERIGFGKIFAMTPDGPRVAHTPLVWAGEERLQFHLSDRNALCNQIAGTAALAVVDGPHGYVSPRWYAVRDTVPTWDYATLELEGEVRTLADDELEAFLHRLIEREETRLGDDRWHAAEASEKLWESQFRAITGFELAITDWRETFKLSQKKSAEERGVIARGHEGAGNTALAAAMRDGPA
- a CDS encoding HAD-IA family hydrolase; amino-acid sequence: MTRLAVFDCDGTLVDGQAEVCDAMDRAFAAAALAPPDRNATRRMVGLSLPVAVRKLAPDISDRQAGDVVDAYKSAFRSRRLDGDLREPLYEGIESLLRALRADGWQLAVATGKSDRGLISCLETHGIRDLFVSLQTADRHPSKPHPAMLEAALFEAGASAQDSVMIGDTSFDMAMAVNAGVRALGVAWGYHEHGELIEAGADRVCATPADLGEALR
- a CDS encoding ATP12 family chaperone protein yields the protein MKRFYKDVAVEKVADGWHITLDGRPIRTQMGNPQVVPTSILAGVMQQEWADQGDRIDPKAFLFRDHADFAIDVVRPDREAAIAKLLSFAQTDTLCYRADPEDALYREQLDRWEPLLEHLEAKHAIRYQRISGVMHRPQPDDTIATLQSHLATLDDFHLAGLSAMASLSASLAIALLANDEAINDPMLLWRDANLEEDWQAEHWGNDPEAQAVRDKRAEDFSAAQVFTMLALTRD
- a CDS encoding ABC-type transport auxiliary lipoprotein family protein; amino-acid sequence: MNRNRHIPRTAAILAPALLLGACVSFGGEPPESLLTLTPTAVAPAGTSASGSQATALSLTEFEASSAIDVTRVPVQVSDTELAYLKDAVWVEKPARLFRRLIAETVRAKSGRVVIDGDDPGVLATNRLTGTVRQFGYDVPTSSVVVVFDAVRSLEGSAVQTRRFEARVPGIAADTASVGPALNQAANQVASEVADWVG
- a CDS encoding MlaD family protein, whose amino-acid sequence is METRANHVWVGAVTLGLLAALALAIVWIAGWGKGAQNEYDVFFKQSVEGLAKGSQVSFAGVPVGQVSEIRLWDKDPEFVRVRMKIDDEVPILVGTTATIQGSFTGVSTILLDGARNGAEPITCDSTACPEGVPVIPPKPGGLGALLANAPLLLERLATLTERLTEMLSDRNQGEIAGILANTNQMTASLADAAPQIERTMSELQVTLREASEALDQFEKVTASTDRILNKEGEALADQLRVTLKQAGGAAQQLEQTLAEARPATKQLTESTLPAVEATMRDLRATSKALRDVTEKVDDKGAGALLSKQPLPDYEP
- a CDS encoding ABC transporter ATP-binding protein; protein product: MNDEQQDSTAGEQTGSRDRAAGQHERFRGEYPIVVEGLVNSFGEQTIHDGLDLKVRRGEILGVVGGSGTGKSVLMRSIIGLQTPAEGSIEVFGRSITDAEPDENLGVRNRWGVLFQGGALFSTLTVGENVQVPLKQFYPDLDSQLLEEIARYKVMLSGLPEEAVAKYPNELSGGMRKRAGLARALSLDPELLFLDEPTAGLDPIGASKFDKLTLELKRTLGLTVFLITHDLDTLHEICDRVAVIADKKVIAIDTVPKLMELDHPWIQEYFNGPRGRAALTAQALDELRRHMEMPIAAQTVKALDKTPPKSS
- a CDS encoding ABC transporter permease, whose product is MQSGAGYEVEEGGDSGACLKLFGPYLVSTIGEVDEELRALDTPLATIDLGDVTEIDTVGAWVAGRIARRNDAEIVNASERAQRLITALADSESSLDMRPARMPLRQRVPEQVGDMVMAGYAGSRHVIGFLGGVILAIGSLIRNPRRFRVKALVHQMELVGVSALPIIGLMSFLIGIVIAQQGAVQLQQFGAETLTVNLVGRITLRELGVLMTAIMVAGRSGSAFAAQLGTMKLTEEIDAMRTIGISPMEALVVPRILAVTLMMILLGFYASVMAIVGGAFISNFALGIPFWNFLERIKDVVPVYDVWVGLVKAPVFGLIVGLTGCYQGMQVEGNSEEVGLRTTKAVVQAIFAVIVLDAFFAVFFTEIGWG
- a CDS encoding valine--tRNA ligase, which produces MGHRLMSTQLPTTFDPAEIEARWYSHWEENGLFRPERPDAEPFTLVNPPPNVTGSLHIGHALDNTLQDVVVRYERLRGKDALWVVGVDHAGIATQMVVERQLEERQDKRTNYSREEFVDKVWEWKEESGGTITRQLRRLGCSMDWSREQFTMDEHFSKAVLKVFVDLYNDGLIYRDKRLVNWDPALRTAISDLEVENREVNGHMWHFKYPLAGGETYTYIERDVDGNVTLEEERDYISIATTRPETMLGDGAVAVHPSDERYAPIVGKMCEIPVGPKADRRLIPIITDEYPDPDFGSGAVKITGAHDENDYGVAQRNGIPMYRLMDDVAAMRADGAPYAAESARAREIAAGANFNANEIDAMNLVPDEYRGLDRYEARKRVVADIDAEGLMIGVEDKRIMQPFGDRGGVVIEPMLTDQWYVNAEELAKKPIEAVKSGEIEIVPKTWEKTFFNWMENIQPWCVSRQLWWGHRIPAWYDEDGKAYVALTEAEAQAQAGDGIVLTQDSDVLDTWFSSALWPFATLGWPDKTDLVEKHYPNDLLISGFDILFFWDARMMMAGYYNMGEKPWDKLYLHGLVRAADGQKMSKSKGNVVDPLGLIDQYGADALRFFMAAMESQGRDIKMDEKRIEGYRNFATKLWNATRFCQSNGIGASETIAAPEAKLAANQWIIGEVAQTVTALEEAMADLRFDAAANTIYHFTWDRFCDWYLELIKPVFAGDADSPAAVETRAVAGWALDQILVMLHPFMPFITEELWSKQGDRPDYPLITAKWPVPQASISKDATDAIDWVIELTGNVRSAKNELGISPGAKLAAFIAQPSDLATRTIDRSSAAIERLARLTPVTVGEAPAGPAMHITAGGDVFVIPLEGVIDIDAERARLQKALEASKKEAKSLEGRLSNANFVERAKPEAVEKARADHAHHASEVERLTSALARLG
- a CDS encoding 7-carboxy-7-deazaguanine synthase QueE, whose translation is MAKLVLATDDSDGGEPEIFASVQGEGPSAGMPVTFVRLSRCNLACVWCDTAYTWHFEGDERPHRADETYDRKANQVTLNVSDVAGRILALGQKRLVVTGGEPLLQAPALAELVELLPDMDIEIETNGTTTAPPRLDIRVDQYNVSPKLAHSGNPAELALLPERLDFYATDPRAFFKFVIAEPADLDEVLALQARFRFPASRTFLMPEGTDSESLRDREKWLAPLCVEHGLRLSDRLHIHLFGDTRAT
- a CDS encoding ATP-binding protein, giving the protein MTDMGSQNFDQFQPAGPADAPQQPGATARPAPATDPVSDNAMQPIGVVIEIAGSGSQIALDLQRLNECMEDDDPSIALAGQVGSQVKIRVGDSWLLASVRNQRQDRRTSGGILANIDFLGEGQEEKLTGRIHGFRRGVTRYPVPGAYIYPATTADLRQIYASDGRANIQIGKVFPTKDIRAGLYVDAMLGKHFALLGSTGTGKSTSAALILHRICEAAPEGHIVMIDPHGEYSAAFKQTGMILDVSNLQMPYWLMNFEEHCEVLLTTRGDDRQVDADILAKCLLKSRSKNRLAETMGKITVDSPIPYLLSDLSNAIQDEMGKLDKATNSAPYMRIKTKLEELKSDPRYQFMFSGMLVGDTMAEFIGRVFRMPSDGKPISIIDVSGVPSDITSTVVAVLSRLVFDFAIWGREESQRPILLVCEEAHRYVPSEKFADASSVGRILSRIAKEGRKYGISLGLITQRPSDLAEGVLSQCGTIISMRLNNDRDQAFVKAAMPEGARGFLDSIPALRNRECIICGEGVAIPIRVSFDNLEEAKRPASEDPSFVDLWSKSGGEEDMVYRTVQRWRSQGG